Part of the uncultured Desulfobacter sp. genome, AAATTTGTAAACAATGGACTTCAACCTTGCATTGAAGTCCACTATGGTTTTGATTGGAAGGTCTCCACTTAGTCCAGCAACGAGCTTGATCCACCCTGCCGGGAAGAGATGCTCAGACCAATGAGCCAGCCAAGAAGAAGCACGCCTACACCGGCCAGAAACCATTTAATCATCCCCGTCTTATACAAAAATTCGTCTTTTCCTTTTTGTTGGTCAAGCGTGGCGGATAAGGATCCGTTTTGGGCTTTAAGATGTTTATTTTCTTTTAAAACATCGGTTATATTGGTCGAGGCTGTTTTGAGCGTTGTGTATCTTGATTTTAAGGTCTCTACGGTCTGGATCAGGGACTGATTCTCTTTTTTCAGTTGTTCCATGAGAACCTGGTCCGACTTTTCGGACAATACCTTTATTTTCTCTTCAAGGGCGGCATTCTCTTTTTTTAATCGATCTATGATGATTGATTTTGGGGGGTCTGTTACAATATAGCTCTTGTCCACCCATCCTTGTTCTCCGGATGACAGCGCCACCTTAAGGTAACCGTTTTTTTCTTCAATGACGGTTAGCG contains:
- a CDS encoding TIGR04211 family SH3 domain-containing protein, with the translated sequence MIKLFSRICAVVLIIVGTTALCHAQTAYVSDMLILTFREGPGPNYPVLSALKSDTPLTVIEEKNGYLKVALSSGEQGWVDKSYIVTDPPKSIIIDRLKKENAALEEKIKVLSEKSDQVLMEQLKKENQSLIQTVETLKSRYTTLKTASTNITDVLKENKHLKAQNGSLSATLDQQKGKDEFLYKTGMIKWFLAGVGVLLLGWLIGLSISSRQGGSSSLLD